One window of the Eucalyptus grandis isolate ANBG69807.140 chromosome 6, ASM1654582v1, whole genome shotgun sequence genome contains the following:
- the LOC104450080 gene encoding LOW QUALITY PROTEIN: UBP1-associated protein 2C (The sequence of the model RefSeq protein was modified relative to this genomic sequence to represent the inferred CDS: inserted 1 base in 1 codon) — protein MDLAKKRKMDDNGVAPPDSSDPGAALTRDEGRRMLESFSKDQLLDLLQDALLRHPDLRAAARSVADADPTRRKLFIRGLGWDTTNDSLRXLFSTYGELEEAVVILDKATGKSKGYGFVTFKHVDGALLALREPSKRIEGRVTVTQLAAAGNSGASTGNSADVSDRKIYVANVPIDMPADKLLSHFLMYGEIEEGPLGFDKQTGKSRGFALFVYKTAEGAQAALAEPVKNIDGRPLNCKLAIDGKRKPGPAGNVGPGNGHADAVGMSGPGSMPGSAPGQYGGPGGMGSYGGFQGPPGLAHLSSSGPGMSAVGSQVPPNLGGAGGYGSGMVASYGGYGGPGATGYGGAGGALGAVGTGLGGAGGGVGGTSSGLGTAGGSSLYRPSGGYPESGQYGLSSASAYPSQQHQPTGTSPAPRVPPGGMYPNVPSYY, from the exons ATGGATCTCGCGAAGAAGCGGAAGATGGACGACAACGGCGTGGCGCCGCCGGACTCCTCCGATCCCGGCGCCGCCCTCACCCGCGACGAGGGCCGCCGGATGCTCGAGAGCTTCTCCAAGGACCAGCTCCTCGACCTCCTCCAGGACGCCCTGCTCCGCCACCCCGACCTCCGCGCCGCCGCCCGCTCCGTCGCCGACGCCGATCCCACCCGCCGCAAGCTCTTCATCCGCGGCCTCGGCTGGGACACCACCAACGACAGCCTCC TCCTCTTCTCCACCTACGGCGAGCTCGAGGAGGCCGTCGTCATCCTCGACAAGGCCACGGGGAAGAGCAAGGGCTACGGCTTCGTCACTTTCAAGCACGTGGACGGCGCTCTGCTCGCCCTGCGCGAGCCCAGCAAGAGGATCGAGGGCCGCGTCACGGTCACGCAGCTCGCGGCGGCGGGTAATTCGGGCGCCAGCACGGGCAACTCGGCCGATGTCTCGGACCGGAAGATCTACGTGGCGAACGTGCCGATCGACATGCCTGCGGATAAGCTGTTATCTCACTTCCTGATGTACGGCGAAATCGAGGAAGGGCCGCTAGGGTTCGATAAGCAGACTGGGAAATCGAGAGGGTTTGCTCTGTTTGTTTATAAGACGGCCGAGGGAGCTCAGGCGGCTCTGGCCGAGCCAGTGAAGAACATAGACGGAAGGCCATTAAATTGCAAGCTTGCAATTGATGGGAAGAGGAAGCCGGGTCCAGCGGGTAATGTTGGACCTGGTAATGGCCACGCTGATGCAGTGGGGATGAGTGGCCCAGGTTCGATGCCAGGATCGGCTCCGGGGCAATATGGTGGACCTGGGGGAATGGGGTCCTATGGTGGGTTCCAGGGTCCGCCGGGATTGGCTCATTTGAGTTCCAGCGGGCCTGGGATGTCGGCCGTGGGCAGTCAGGTGCCTCCCAATTTAGGTGGTGCTGGCGGCTACGGCAGTGGGATGGTTGCTTCATATGGTGGTTATGGGGGACCAGGAGCAACTGGATATGGCGGTGCAGGCGGTGCTTTAGGTGCTGTTGGGACTGGTCTTGGTGGTGCAGGTGGTGGTGTTGGTGGCACAAGCAGTGGATTAGGCACCGCTGGTGGCTCATCTTTGTACAGGCCTTCCGGAGGGTATCCAGAAAGTGGACAATATGGCTTATCGTCTGCATCAGCATACCCGAGCCAGCAGCATCAGCCGACAGGGACTTCTCCAGCGCCGAGGGTTCCACCAGGAGGAATGTATCCAAACGTGCCTTCCTATTACTGA
- the LOC104452059 gene encoding TMV resistance protein N-like, translated as MDAAKKRKMDDNGLASPDASDPNLALTRDKSRRMLESFYRGEHHSPSFNTVGCTEQPEPLVATSAPGFNGHRYSSPWRYSYDVFLSFRGEDTRHTFSGHLRHALRRTGVNLFFDDDGLRKGDKISPALERAIKESRISIVVLSENYADSAWCLNELAKIIECHLLDKKKQVIEPVFYHAFEKQECRFSENVELVMKWREAMKSVANLSGWTLKKNECESTLIQSVVKDVLRKLNRKSLHVADFPVHLQPHVDMINSKLAWIRAVGLRGIGGVGKTTVAKAVYNCIADQFEGSCFLANVRENSQHGGLAGLQEALLHQTLRDINLKIDNVDQGVCTIRDRLSQKKVLVIVDDVDHLDQLRKLVGGPNWFGPGSRIIVTTRDEHLLVAHDVDWIHTIDCLRNQDAFRLFCWNAFRGIHPEIGYEDLSYMLINYAKGLPLALIVLGSFLRGRSISEWKSTLDKLKKIPHEEIHDVLKISFDGLEEQEKAIFLDIACFLRGKSTDYIKEFLDACEFNSVIGIQILKERSLVTIEHGVMHMHDLLQQMGWEIVRQESIREPGQRSRLWSKDDVLYVLSNSLGTNAVEGIVMDLPEPEEVHLGDNAFANMTSLRLLVIRGAQFSGAPLCLPSGLRWIELPGCSFSSLEFKFGLKKLREVNLRGSSFKWLGAGFQNFKHLRSIKFADCGQLIEIPDFSTIKNLETLILSGCSALTEVHESVGFLPKLVTLDLHSCSNLGSFPSVIKLKSLETFVLSGCAKLKSFPHVGEYMTCLYDLRLEKSGVEELPSSLEHLVNLNAIFLDGCKNLTCLPPCIYNLHYLRLLYLSNCSKLGKFPELVEDLDSICLPCCCSSSRSANFMELVLRNCNLRDVDNLLAPQSFTKLRGLDLSENPFVSLPASIVRLLYLDWLCLEHCALLQEISQLPPNIKHLYVRGCKSLRKFLRLSRVSVSGMKQLPLLELVDFSNCLNMTYFADGPSAEDLRTTSVTINFPGSEIPEWFSYRSLEGTICFQVPWDRFLHCNSFAFCVVFGLEESLTQECGMTGGTIDYNYSITVDGECIMNDRYDMQSIDSDHLWLFYGSPACRPIVKHRLHGSVCLMFSVVVNRAPSIVVLKSCGVHLA; from the exons ATGGATGCAGCGAAGAAGCGAAAGATGGATGACAACGGCCTCGCGTCGCCGGACGCCTCTGATCCCAACCTCGCTCTCACCCGCGACAAGAGCCGCAGGATGCTCGAGAGTTTTTATCGGGGGGAACATCATTCGCCGAGCTTCAACACGGTCGGTTGCACAGAGCAACCTGAACCTCTAGTCGCCACGAGTGCTCCCGGTTTCAACGGACACCGTTATTCATCCCCCTGGCGCTATAGCTACGACGTCTTCCTCAGCTTCAGGGGCGAGGACACGCGCCACACTTTCTCCGGCCATCTCCGCCACGCCCTGCGCCGGACGGGAGTCAACCTCTTCTTCGACGACGACGGCCTCAGGAAGGGGGACAAGATCTCGCCCGCTCTCGAGCGAGCCATCAAAGAGTCCAGGATCTCCATCGTCGTGCTTTCGGAGAACTATGCTGATTCTGCCTGGTGCTTGAACGAGCTTGCAAAGATCATCGAGTGTCACCTTCTCGACAAGAAGAAGCAAGTGATCGAGCCGGTGTTCTACCAC GCGTTTGAGAAGCAGGAGTGCAGATTCAGCGAGAACGTGGAGCTGGTGATGAAATGGAGGGAGGCGATGAAGAGCGTTGCTAACCTTTCCGGGTGGACATTGAAGAAGAATGA GTGTGAATCCACATTGATTCAGTCAGTCGTGAAAGATGTATTGCGTAAGCTGAATCGCAAATCTCTGCATGTTGCTGACTTTCCAGTTCATTTGCAACCTCATGTCGATATGATTAATTCAAAGTTAGCGTGGATCCGTGCCGTGGGGCTTCGTGGGATAGGCGGAGTAGGTAAGACGACTGTTGCTAAAGCTGTCTATAACTGTATTGCTGATCAATTTGAAGGCAGTTGCTTCCTCGCCAATGTTCGAGAGAATTCCCAGCATGGGGGCCTAGCCGGATTACAAGAAGCTCTTCTTCATCAAACATTGAGGGATATCAACTTGAAGATTGACAATGTTGATCAAGGAGTTTGCACCATAAGGGACCGGCTTAGCCAAAAAAAGGTTCTCGTAATAGTTGATGATGTGGATCACTTAGATCAACTGAGAAAACTAGTGGGTGGACCCAACTGGTTCGGTCCAGGAAGTAGAATCATTGTAACAACCAGAGATGAGCATTTGTTAGTAGCTCATGATGTTGATTGGATACACACAATCGATTGTTTACGTAATCAGGATGCTTTTCGGCTCTTCTGTTGGAATGCTTTTAGGGGAATCCATCCCGAAATCGGTTATGAGGACCTCTCATATATGTTGATAAATTATGCGAAGGGACTTCCCTTGGCCCTCATAGTATTAGGTTCCTTTTTGCGAGGTAGAAGCATATCTGAATGGAAGAGCACACtggataaattgaaaaaaattcccCATGAAGAGATACACGACGTACTCAAAATTAGTTTTGATGGATTAGAGGAACAGGAGAAGGCCATTTTCCTCGACATTGCTTGTTTCTTAAGGGGGAAGAGTACAGACTACATCAAGGAATTTTTAGATGCGTGTGAGTTCAATTCAGTAATTGGGATACAGATTCTCAAAGAGAGGTCACTTGTAACTATTGAGCATGGTGTAATGCACATGCATGATTTGCTCCAGCAGATGGGATGGGAAATCGTTCGCCAAGAGTCTATTAGGGAGCCTGGCCAACGCAGTAGGTTGTGGTCAAAAGATGATGTGCTTTATGTTCTGAGTAACAGTTTG GGGACAAATGCAGTTGAAGGCATAGTTATGGATCTACCTGAACCTGAAGAGGTGCACTTGGGTGACAACGCCTTTGCAAATATGACGAGTCTTAGATTGCTTGTAATTCGTGGTGCACAGTTTTCTGGTGCTCCTCTCTGTCTTCCTTCTGGGCTAAGGTGGATTGAGTTGCCTGGATGTTCTTTTTCATCACTTGAATTTAAATTTGGCCTGAAGAAACTTAGAGAAGTTAATCTGAGGGGCAGCAGCTTCAAATGGCTGGGAGCGGGATTCCAG AATTTCAAGCATCTGAGATCCATCAAATTTGCAGATTGTGGACAATTAATTGAAATCCCTGATTTTTCAACTATAAAAAATCTTGAAACATTGATTCTTAGTGGCTGTAGTGCCCTAACTGAAGTTCATGAGTCAGTTGGATTTCTTCCTAAGCTTGTCACTTTGGACCTACATTCTTGCTCTAACCTCGGCAGTTTTCCTTCTGTCATCAAATTAAAATCTCTTGAAACCTTCGTCCTAAGTGGGTGTGCCAAGCTAAAATCATTTCCTCATGTCGGCGAATACATGACTTGTCTTTATGATCTTCGCCTGGAAAAGTCCGGTGTAGAGGAGCTGCCTTCATCTCTTGAACATCTGGTTAATCTTAATGCCATATTCTTAGATGGATGCAAAAACCTTACCTGTCTTCCACCATGCATATATAATTTACATTACCTTCGCCTGCTTTATCTGAGTAATTGCTCAAAACTTGGTAAATTTCCTGAGCTTGTTGAAGATTTAGACTCAATATGTTTGCCTTGCTGCTGCTCTTCATCAAGGTCTGCAAATTTTATGGAGCTTGTTCTCAGAAATTGCAATCTAAGAGATGTAGATAACCTATTGGCTCCACAAAGCTTCACTAAATTGAGAGGCTTAGATCTTTCTGAGAACCCTTTTGTTAGCCTTCCTGCAAGCATTGTTAGACTCCTTTACTTGGACTGGCTTTGCTTAGAGCATTGCGCACTACTTCAAGAAATTTCACAGTTGCCACCAAACATCAAGCATCTGTATGTAAGGGGATGCAAGTCTCTGAGAAAGTTTTTGCGGTTGTCAAGAGTATCTGTATCTGGCATGAAGCAGTTACCACTCCTTGAATTGGTCGACTTCTCTAATTGCCTTAACATGACTTATTTTGCTGATGGACCGTCAGCtgag GACTTGAGGACGACCTCAGTTACCATAAATTTTCCAGGAAGTGAAATTCCTGAGTGGTTTAGCTATCGAAGTTTGGAGGGTACAATATGCTTCCAAGTGCCGTGGGATAGGTTTTTGCATTGCAATTCCTTTGCGTTTTGTGTTGTCTTTGGATTGGAGGAAAGTCTCACCCAAGAATGCGGGATGACAGGTGGTACCATAGACTATAATTACTCTATCACTGTCGATGGTGAATGCATTATGAATGACCGATATGACATGCAGTCCATTGACTCAGATCATTTGTGGCTCTTTTATGGTTCACCAGCTTGTCGTCCGATAGTTAAGCATCGGCTGCATGGTTCAGTCTGCTTGATGTTTTCAGTTGTAGTTAACAGAGCGCCCTCCATTGTAGTCTTGAAGAGTTGTGGAGTACATCTAGCATAA
- the LOC104450083 gene encoding inner centromere protein isoform X2 — MPLLHSLAVPCPALHCDRNNLQCPLVGHVTDIKFMRFICPKQSCSPSFAAICSTTVLDPLGLSKTMVDPGETSGSRERGWSEVTAGAPDNNRGEVKLNGEIVPSGCVDDKSYKERERRRKIGEANKGKVPWNVGRKHSEETRKRIKQRTIEALRDPKIRQKMSEHPRTHSDLIKAKIGSSIQRIWKERLKLKRSKEKFFSSWADSVAEAAKTGWSDQRELDWDSYDKIKHEINLQHLHQLAEKERAKNMAKMRRAHKAAEAKAEKIARFAQKRKEREEKAKERGKMKRVLCRKTKKKKKDDLAVARGMKLKKRLLKINRNRSLKVVQVTGQGDAVLAHIPAWEKLDLEHIKREKAQRKLSLADQIQAAKNQSKVHSLEAFHMPSSVHSSSEK, encoded by the exons ATGCCGCTTCTCCACTC ATTGGCAGTCCCATGCCCGGCCCTCCACTGTGATCGGAACAATCTTCAGTGCCCACTCGTTGGGCATGTTACAGACATCAAATTCATGCGATTCATCTGTCCAAAGCAGAGCTGTTCACCTTCGTTTGCGGCGATCTGTTCCACCACCGTACTTGACCCCCTTGGATTGTCAAAGACGATGGTTGATCCGGGAGAGACATCTGGATCGCGGGAACGTGGCTGGTCAGAAGTCACGGCAGGTGCTCCTGATAATAACCGTGGGGAAGTAAAACTAAATGGCGAGATTGTCCCCTCAGGATGTGTTGATGACAAGAGCTATAAGGAACgtgagagaaggagaaaaattgGAGAAGCCAACAAAGGGAAAGTGCCATGGAATGTTGGCAGAAAACACAGTGAAG AGACTCGAAAGCGAATCAAGCAAAGAACAATCGAAGCATTGAGAGATCCCAAG ATCAGGCAGAAGATGTCTGAACATCCCCGTACTCATAG TGATTTGATCAAAGCAAAGATTGGCTCTTCAATTCAACGCATTTGGAAAGAACGTTTAAAGCTTAAAAGGTCGAAAGAGAAATTCTTCTCATCATGGGCAGACAGCGTAGCAGAGGCAGCTAAGACAGGATGGAGTGATCAGAGAGAACTGGACTGGGATAGCTATGACAAAATAAAGCATGAAATCAATCTCCAACATCTTCATCAGCTTGCTGAAAAGGAAAGAGCTAAAAACATGGCAAAGATGAGGAGGGCTCATAAAGCAGCAGAGGCAAAAGCAGAAAAGATAGCTAGGTTTGctcagaagagaaaagaaagggaggaaaaagCTAAAGAACGAGGAAAGATGAAAAGAGTACTGTgcagaaaaacaaagaagaagaagaaagatgactTAGCAGTTGCTCGAGGGATGAAGCTCAAGAAGAGATTGCTGAAG ATTAACCGAAACAGATCCTTAAAAGTTGTCCAAGTCACTGGTCAAGGGGATGCAGTTCTTGCTCATATTCCAGCCTGGGAGAAGCTGGATTTAGAGCATATCAAGAGAGAAAAGGCACAAAGGAAACTTTCACTGGCTGATCAGATACAAGCAGccaaaaatcaaagcaaagttCACAGCTTAGAGGCTTTTCACATGCCATCTTCAGTCCATTCATCCAGTGAAAAGTGA
- the LOC104450083 gene encoding inner centromere protein isoform X1: MPLLHSRLAVPCPALHCDRNNLQCPLVGHVTDIKFMRFICPKQSCSPSFAAICSTTVLDPLGLSKTMVDPGETSGSRERGWSEVTAGAPDNNRGEVKLNGEIVPSGCVDDKSYKERERRRKIGEANKGKVPWNVGRKHSEETRKRIKQRTIEALRDPKIRQKMSEHPRTHSDLIKAKIGSSIQRIWKERLKLKRSKEKFFSSWADSVAEAAKTGWSDQRELDWDSYDKIKHEINLQHLHQLAEKERAKNMAKMRRAHKAAEAKAEKIARFAQKRKEREEKAKERGKMKRVLCRKTKKKKKDDLAVARGMKLKKRLLKINRNRSLKVVQVTGQGDAVLAHIPAWEKLDLEHIKREKAQRKLSLADQIQAAKNQSKVHSLEAFHMPSSVHSSSEK, encoded by the exons ATGCCGCTTCTCCACTC AAGATTGGCAGTCCCATGCCCGGCCCTCCACTGTGATCGGAACAATCTTCAGTGCCCACTCGTTGGGCATGTTACAGACATCAAATTCATGCGATTCATCTGTCCAAAGCAGAGCTGTTCACCTTCGTTTGCGGCGATCTGTTCCACCACCGTACTTGACCCCCTTGGATTGTCAAAGACGATGGTTGATCCGGGAGAGACATCTGGATCGCGGGAACGTGGCTGGTCAGAAGTCACGGCAGGTGCTCCTGATAATAACCGTGGGGAAGTAAAACTAAATGGCGAGATTGTCCCCTCAGGATGTGTTGATGACAAGAGCTATAAGGAACgtgagagaaggagaaaaattgGAGAAGCCAACAAAGGGAAAGTGCCATGGAATGTTGGCAGAAAACACAGTGAAG AGACTCGAAAGCGAATCAAGCAAAGAACAATCGAAGCATTGAGAGATCCCAAG ATCAGGCAGAAGATGTCTGAACATCCCCGTACTCATAG TGATTTGATCAAAGCAAAGATTGGCTCTTCAATTCAACGCATTTGGAAAGAACGTTTAAAGCTTAAAAGGTCGAAAGAGAAATTCTTCTCATCATGGGCAGACAGCGTAGCAGAGGCAGCTAAGACAGGATGGAGTGATCAGAGAGAACTGGACTGGGATAGCTATGACAAAATAAAGCATGAAATCAATCTCCAACATCTTCATCAGCTTGCTGAAAAGGAAAGAGCTAAAAACATGGCAAAGATGAGGAGGGCTCATAAAGCAGCAGAGGCAAAAGCAGAAAAGATAGCTAGGTTTGctcagaagagaaaagaaagggaggaaaaagCTAAAGAACGAGGAAAGATGAAAAGAGTACTGTgcagaaaaacaaagaagaagaagaaagatgactTAGCAGTTGCTCGAGGGATGAAGCTCAAGAAGAGATTGCTGAAG ATTAACCGAAACAGATCCTTAAAAGTTGTCCAAGTCACTGGTCAAGGGGATGCAGTTCTTGCTCATATTCCAGCCTGGGAGAAGCTGGATTTAGAGCATATCAAGAGAGAAAAGGCACAAAGGAAACTTTCACTGGCTGATCAGATACAAGCAGccaaaaatcaaagcaaagttCACAGCTTAGAGGCTTTTCACATGCCATCTTCAGTCCATTCATCCAGTGAAAAGTGA
- the LOC104450084 gene encoding ABC transporter G family member 10 codes for MELPLSAPDSGGRTVSYKLETKNLSYKLGTKFDEFSWLFHNKTRNSSAKFILKDVNCEARPAEITAIAGPSGAGKTTLLEVLAGKVSLGRVSGEVLVNNQRIDPKSFQRLSGFVPQDDPLFPSLTVEETLMYSALFRLHGGKKEAVARVRALMKELGLDHVARTRIGGKSSNRGISGGEKRRVSIGVELVHDPAVILIDEPTSGLDSASALHVVKMLKLMALYQGKTIILTIHQPGHRILELFDRVVLLSGGFVIHNGPLSRLEEKLRFAGLGMPCHVNVLEYAIDGIEYLGVEAHSNQHFLQGNAKDGRENEASETGIVWSYKGKEKLFSYPNSWFKEILILGQRFCRNIFRTKQLFATRVIQALVAGFVLGTIFLNVGDNLGEVALQTRLGFFAFSLTFLLSSSTEGLPIYLQERRILMRETSRGAYRVSSYVFANIIVFLPFLLMVGFLYSIPVYWLVGFERSADAFFYFSLVVWLVLLMSNSFVACFSALVPNFIMGTSIIAGLMGSFFLFSGYFISKERIPRYWIFMHYMSLFKYPFECFILNEYGDLEGRNKCLESENGECSLYGSDFLRQQGLNQSEKWTNIAVMCGFIVGYRVLCLLILWYRCYRTRN; via the coding sequence ATGGAATTGCCACTGTCGGCGCCGGATTCTGGTGGCAGGACGGTATCATACAAGTTGGAGACAAAGAACTTGTCCTACAAACTGGGCACCAAGTTTGATGAGTTCTCTTGGCTCTTTCACAACAAGACGCGAAACTCAAGCGCAAAGTTCATTTTGAAGGATGTGAATTGTGAGGCAAGGCCGGCCGAGATCACTGCCATTGCTGGCCCTAGCGGGGCTGGCAAAACCACCTTGCTTGAAGTCCTAGCCGGGAAAGTTTCACTGGGCCGAGTGTCCGGGGAAGTTCTAGTTAACAATCAGCGGATCGATCCCAAGAGCTTTCAGAGGCTATCCGGTTTCGTTCCCCAAGATGATCCGCTGTTTCCTTCGCTGACTGTGGAGGAAACGCTCATGTATAGCGCACTTTTCAGGCTTCATGGAGGCAAAAAAGAGGCTGTTGCTAGAGTGAGGGCACTAATGAAGGAGCTTGGCTTGGATCATGTCGCAAGAACGAGAATAGGTGGTAAGTCATCCAACAGAGGGATCTCGGGTGGGGAAAAACGTAGGGTGTCGATTGGGGTGGAACTAGTCCATGACCCGGCAGTGATCTTGATCGATGAACCGACATCAGGACTGGATTCAGCCTCGGCTCTTCATGTTGTGAAGATGCTCAAGCTCATGGCACTTTATCAAGGTAAGACAATCATATTAACCATTCACCAACCTGGGCATCGAATCCTTGAGCTGTTTGACCGAGTTGTTTTGCTTTCGGGTGGGTTTGTTATTCATAATGGTCCTCTGTCACGTCTGGAAGAGAAGCTTAGATTCGCTGGTTTGGGCATGCCGTGCCATGTCAATGTGCTTGAATACGCCATTGATGGTATAGAATACTTGGGTGTAGAAGCTCATAGCAACCAGCATTTTCTCCAAGGAAACGCTAAAGATGGTCGTGAAAACGAGGCATCTGAAACCGGGATTGTATGGTCCtataaaggaaaagagaagctATTCTCGTATCCGAACTCTTGGTTCAAAGAGATTCTAATACTGGGGCAAAGATTTTGCAGAAACATTTTCAGGACGAAGCAGCTCTTTGCCACAAGGGTAATACAGGCCCTTGTGGCTGGGTTTGTGCTCGGCACCATTTTCCTTAACGTCGGGGACAATCTAGGAGAAGTTGCTCTACAAACTCGGCTCGGGTTTTTCGCCTTCAGCCTAACCTTCTTGCTCTCTTCCTCAACAGAAGGCCTACCCATTTACctgcaagaaagaagaattcTGATGAGGGAGACTTCAAGAGGAGCTTACAGAGTATCCTCTTACGTTTTTGCAAATATCATTGTCTtccttccatttcttttaatggTGGGTTTCCTCTACTCGATCCCGGTTTATTGGCTGGTCGGATTTGAGAGAAGCGCAGATGCATTTTTCTACTTCTCGCTCGTGGTTTGGTTGGTTCTCTTGATGTCCAATTCTTTCGTAGCCTGTTTCAGCGCTCTCGTGCCAAATTTCATCATGGGGACGTCGATTATCGCTGGACTGATGGgatccttcttcctcttttccgGTTATTTCATATCAAAGGAGAGAATCCCTAGGTACTGGATTTTCATGCATTACATGAGCTTGTTTAAGTACCCATTTGAGTGTTTCATACTGAATGAATATGGAGATCTGGAAGGGAGAAACAAGTGCTTGGAGTCTGAGAATGGAGAATGCAGCTTATATGGAAGTGATTTCCTGAGACAGCAAGGATTAAATCAATCAGAGAAGTGGACCAACATAGCCGTGATGTGCGGCTTCATTGTCGGCTACAGGGTCCTTTGTCTTCTCATCCTGTGGTACAGATGCTACAGGACAAGAAACTAG